A genomic window from Pungitius pungitius chromosome 12, fPunPun2.1, whole genome shotgun sequence includes:
- the LOC119219927 gene encoding interferon-induced very large GTPase 1-like isoform X4 — translation MEEQCSDNKIAETESEAKLVSPSGTDERVEELEESAAENKVNLGNEGGEAQQSENNDESTGTEMLAFVEPSLSNQKVTPDLTLVLIGEANSIEIGQKNILLDHDGQTNVEPFSTKLYDLCGRHISVINLLGPPNIDEFPSNQDIHAFLMLIPNGQHNSHYNSGVQWLEKTFGKGLMAHVMTVVTHGSDEKCEGALTELTGNSSLVEKGYHTCNRCMMDEREIIALLEQVDAMVSENGPYCHSGVMCDENKGNKEHMDHQSHKEERMDPSLCQQRQTEEDIENNATAIKCDPVKRPADVELTSDIRSEQSVATKKGTFMDMSRNMDMKSEEFSDRINRKLHYQKLLGRLHLEEEIEKKLSPANFLKLGPPMKKDINVSEKDVAYTFLQRLMMLDYRARYVPIKKENPELNSPNPDQNFTVGTDDDDLDDFFSNNSDFDQSNLKTHVHPMDVQMAVFHCSDSFFKQNMITKLSQCQYALPLLVPDPVTMDIECPLWTFKQIRKTWKITEMKDDTNTVTMKSMPICKAETPMVSFLRLGSPSLSKSQLMNTLINERHNTFFHRNCPGSTKSRHLMDGVAEIAWYCPAGKPNDAFTDCIAFCNLHGDALSFEKQCEILTDKSSVNVVLVPTLEKNDKISAVISALYKFDRPLICLIADSDRVGVEKKKGKYKMGLNNRSQSEVSEELREIIGKILSGSHSFFQLESMNDVSGIKVDEEDAVCQKGKSAAMKIVELLKGIEVSKIKDTYLPCQGQLWKEWSKIHKELYRLKGNIEDDKVQKQQKLLKKRQEQVNVSFSKPLKMFIESLSTLSGNEKDYFLKWIQILIDALSTDDLSLILQTYDTKWAEVLALKKKKHDKTELLKHDKTELLKEKQTELDKISTKLQSATFGLEHIFREMGQIYEAHASLQKPTKRGPTDWSKYPELAAELMVSGHPMELMDGDAGHVPLTWISSLLEEVIKKLGDKRVFVLSVLGIQSSGKSTMLNAMFGLQFAVSAGRCTKGAFMQLVEVSEEIKKNFKFDYVLVVDTEGLRALELEGNATLHHDNELATFVVGLGNMTLINIFGENPAEMQDVLQIVVQAFMRMKKIKLSPSCVFVHQNVTDIGAAEKNMDGKRRLQEKLDDMAKLAAKEEVCDAEFFSDVIAFDVQKDVKYFAQLWEGSPPMAPPNPGYSESVQELKTIILSKAKECAGIPLSQFRSKIQDLWKALMNEQFVFSFKNTLEIAVYRKLEKEYGNWTWKLRSNMLTIENELHTKIQNRKLDTVEVNYLHQELNKTYEEIQKEMTKYFDDDRDKDMLVQWRGRFEDKIKDFRNELVKGVKRKLDEVIQQKKACKKLDDKKTEFENNLLQKSKELAHKLKDQAKNEQELEKQFNSVWSGLVRQLTADTKPIEDMNYDEDQSTVLQDLGFEWSLVNDSKTSGEYKNISEVSDYIHYVSLTKHNDLSGTSQQSQANDEKNTKGQGYHIVSTLWGGFKRIFNSVPTQQMKPLTSNSDLPYDEQKQIRSLIDDVEKQTINLIKQKPVASRGYSLTYLQEAANNVKEKVTEFESKKKFALKKEFTVDLLLYVFHRAWTWLSESHKEFKMNNDAHSYVDSKKMQYYRVFQNFCKGSSSAVVLGELICDKLKSSTVEAVCNNTAIDLAGEMRCNFPAFNGNRLNLEKHVLKSLAEKENFDGFITYKRHPRRQVEEFIREEVQKYIFTDNKYKSLNILKKNVDDIKNLVSQALHDATEKVKIHNGDPDIWMEKFSSLLKDKLTFDNICCQNFSDLNSFDFLKEEIEKGLESIVKELRSLSLDEMDKFRMKPDQILIDQLCNCCWVKCPFCAAVCTNTLEDHSPDKHNVPFHRPSGITGFHTRGTENLVIDFCTTLVASDRHFYPSHDKENRIPYKEYHTAGEKYASWKITPDESKLTYWKWFVCRFQKQLEDHNKRKFQGRGAIPSDWRNYKKQEAIDSLDEMYIL, via the exons ATGGAAGAGCAATGCAGTGACAATAAGATAGCTGAAACAGAGTCTGAAGCCAAATTGGTGTCACCATCTGGGACAGACGAAAGAG TGGAGGAGTTAGAAGAGAGTGCAGCTGAAAACAAg gtTAATTTGGGTAATGAAGGCGGTGAAGCTCAACAATCCGAGAATAATGATGAAAGCACAGGAACAGAGATGCTTGCATTTGTGGAACCGTCTTTGTCAAATCAGAAAG tGACGCCGGATCTCACACTAGTGTTAATCGGGGAAGCAAATTCCATTGAGATtggacaaaaaaacatcttactTGACCACGATGGGCAAACAAATGTGGAACCGTTTTCAACCAAACTGTATGATTTGTGTGGTCGGCATATCTCTGTCATTAACCTGCTTGGTCCACCAAACATTGATGAGTTCCCTTCAAATCAAGATATTCATGCCTTTCTCATGCTGATACCAAATGGCCAGCATAACAGTCATTATAATTCAGGAGTGCAGTGGTTAGAAAAAACTTTTGGGAAAGGATTGATGGCTCATGTAATGACAGTTGTGACTCATGGGtcagatgaaaaatgtgaagGTGCACTAACAGAGCTGACAGGAAACAGCAGTTTGGTTGAAAAAGGATACCACACCTGCAACAGATGTATGATGGATGAACGAGAGATAATAGCTCTGCTGGAACAAGTAGACGCCATGGTCTCTGAAAATGGTCCCTACTGCCACAGTGGTGTGATGTGTGATGAAAATAAAGGGAATAAAGAACACATGGACCACCAATCCCACAAGGAAGAAAGGATGGATCCCTCATTGTGTCAGCAAAGGCAAACAG AAGAAGATATTGAGAATAATGCAACTGCAATCAAG TGTGATCCAGTGAAAAGACCCGCTGATGTTGAACTGACTTCTGACATAAGGTCTGAACAATCTGTTGCAACTAAGAAag GTACTTTTATGGATATGAGCAGGAACATGGATATG AAGTCAGAGGAGTTTTCTGACAGAATCAACAGGAAGTTACACTATCAAAAACTGCTTGGAAGACTTCACCTTGAAGAAGAAATTGAGAAAAAGTTGTCACCGGCTAATTTCTTAAAATTAGGTCCACCTATGAAAAAGGACATTAACGTATCTGAAAAAGATGTGGCCTATACTTTTCTCCAGAGGTTGATGATGTTAGACTACAGAGCCAGATATGTTCCTATCAAGAAAGAAAATCCAGAGCTAAACAGTCCCAACCCTGATCAAAATTTCACTGTGGGTACTGACGATGATGACTTGGATGACTTTTTCAGCAACAATAGTGACTTTGATCAATCTAATCTCAAGACTCACGTGCATCCCATGGATGTTCAGATGGCAGTTTTTCACTGCTCAGACAGCTTTTTTAAGCAGAACATGATAACAAAGCTCTCCCAGTGTCAGTACGCCTTACCTTTGCTTGTTCCTGACCCAGTAACAATGGATATTGAATGTCCTCTGTGGACATTCaaacaaataagaaaaacatgGAAGATAACTGAGATGAAAGATGACACAAACACGGTCACCATGAAGAGTATGCCCATCTGCAAAGCTGAGACACCCATGGTCTCATTTCTCCGCTTGGGTTCACCTTCTCTGTCTAAATCTCAGCTGATGAACACTTTGATCAACGAGCGTCACAACACCTTCTTCCACAGAAACTGCCCAGGTAGCACCAAGTCTCGCCACCTGATGGATGGTGTTGCAGAGATTGCCTGGTACTGCCCCGCTGGGAAACCCAACGATGCCTTCACTGACTGCATCGCCTTCTGTAATCTTCATGGTGATGCCCtgtcatttgaaaaacagtgtGAAATACTGACTGACAAATCTTCAGTCAATGTGGTACTTGTACCAACTctggaaaaaaatgataaaatcaGTGCAGTGATCTCTGCCCTTTACAAGTTTGACAGACCTCTCATTTGTCTCATAGCTGATAGCGATCGTGTTGGggttgaaaagaaaaagggaaaatacaaAATGGGTTTAAACAACAGAAGCCAGTCAGAAGTTTCTGAAGAACTGAGAGAAATCATTGGGAAGATTTTGTCTGGATCTCATTCATTCTTCCAGCTTGAATCTATGAATGACGTTTCTGGAATCAAAGTGGATGAAGAAGACGCAGTCTGCCAAAAAGGGAAATCTGCTGCAATGAAAATTGTGGAATTGCTTAAGGGAATTGAAGTTTCAAAGATCAAAGACACATATCTCCCTTGTCAAGGTCAACTGTGGAAGGAATGGAGCAAAATCCACAAAGAACTGTATCGCCTCAAAGGAAACATTGAGGACGACAAAGTTCAAAAGCAACAGAAACTGTTGAAAAAACGACAAGAACAAGTCAATGTTTCCTTCAGTAAACCTCTGAAAATGTTCATTGAAAGTCTCTCAACTTTGTCAGGAAATGAAAAAGATTACTTCTTGAAATGGATTCAGATCTTAATAGATGCCCTCTCCACAGATGACCTCTCTTTAATTCTCCAAACCTATGATACAAAGTGGGCTGAGGTCTTGGccttgaagaaaaagaagcatgaCAAGACTGAACTTCTGAAGCATGACAAGACAGAACttctgaaagaaaagcaaactgAGCTTGataaaatatcaacaaaatTACAGTCAGCCACTTTTGGCTTGGAGCACATCTTCAGAGAAATGGGACAGATCTATGAAGCCCATGCATCTCTGCAGAAACCCACAAAGAGGGGACCGACTGACTGGTCTAAATACCCTGAGCTGGCTGCAGAGCTGATGGTATCAGGACACCCAATGGAGCTGATGGATGGTGATGCAGGTCATGTACCTCTAACGTGGATCTCCAGTCTTTTAGAGGAAGTCATCAAGAAACTAGGTGACAAGAGAGTCTTTGTTCTGTCAGTGTTAGGCATACAAAGCAGTGGAAAATCAACAATGCTGAACGCCATGTTTGGGCTCCAGTTTGCAGTGAGTGCTGGCAGGTGCACCAAAGGTGCCTTCATGCAGCTGGTCGAAGTGTCCGAGGAGATAAAGAAAAACTTTAAGTTTGACTACGTGCTAGTGGTGGACACTGAAGGACTGCGTGCTCTTGAGTTGGAAGGTAACGCCACTCTTCATCACGACAATGAACTGGCAACATTTGTTGTTGGTCTGGGTAACATGACACTGATCAACATCTTTGGAGAGAATCCAGCTGAGATGCAAGATGTTCTGCAGATTGTTGTTCAGGCTTTCATGAGGATGAAGAAGATTAAACTTTCCccaagttgtgtgtttgttcaccaGAATGTTACAGATATTGgtgctgcagagaaaaacatgGATGGAAAGAGACGGCTGCAAGAAAAACTGGACGACATGGCCAAACTAGCAGCCAAAGAAGAGGTTTGTGATGCAGAGTTCTTCAGTGACGTCATTGCATTTGATGTGCAGAAAGATGTGAAATACTTTGCCCAGCTTTGGGAGGGAAGTCCACCTATGGCTCCTCCGAATCCAGGTTATAGTGAGAGTGTCCAAGAGCTGAAGACCATCATCCTCTCCAAAGCCAAAGAGTGTGCTGGGATCCCTCTCTCACAGTTCAGAAGCAAAATTCAAGATCTGTGGAAAGCCCTGATGAACGAACAGTTTGTTTTCAGCTTCAAAAACACACTTGAAATTGCAGTGTATAGAAAACTTGAGAAAGAGTATGGGAACTGGACATGGAAACTGAGAAGCAACATGCTGACCATTGAGAACGAGCTTCACACCAAAATTCAAAATAGAAAACTTGACACAGTTGAAGTCAATTACCTTCATCAAGAGTTGAACAAAACCTATGAAGAAAtccaaaaagaaatgacaaaatacTTTGATgatgacagagacaaagacatgtTGGTTCAGTGGCGAGGACGATTTGAAGACAAAATCAAAGACTTTCGTAATGAACTAGTGaaaggagtgaaaagaaaactGGATGAAGTCATCCAACAGAAAAAGGCTTGTAAAAAGCTTGATGATAAGAAGACAGAGTTTGAGAACAACCTGCTACAAAAGAGCAAAGAACTCGCTCATAAGTTGAAGGACCAGGCAAAAAATGAACAGGAACTTGAAAAGCAGTTCAATTCTGTCTGGAGTGGCTTAGTTAGACAACTAACTGCAGATACAAAACCTATTGAGGACATGAACTATGATGAAGATCAGTCAACTGTCCTTCAGGACCTAGGTTTTGAATGGTCTCTTGTTAACGACAGCAAAACTAGTGGTGAGTacaaaaacatttcagaggTTAGTGATTACATTCATTATGTGTCCCTCACAAAGCACAACGATTTGTCAGGTACAAGCCAACAATCTCAAGCTAATGAcgaaaaaaacaccaaagggCAAGGATATCATATTGTGTCCACTCTCTGGGGGGGTTTCAAAAGAATTTTTAATTCTGTGCCGACACAACAAATGAAACCACTTACATCAAATAGTGATTTACCATATGACGAACAGAAACAGATCAGATCCCTGATTGACGATGTTGAAAAACAGACCATTAACCTAATCAAGCAAAAACCTGTTGCTTCAAGAGGCTACAGTTTAACGTATCTGCAAGAAGCTGCCAACAacgtaaaagaaaaagtgactGAATTTGAATCAAAAAAGAAATTTGCTCTAAAGAAGGAGTTCACAGTCGATCTCTTGCTGTATGTGTTTCACAGAGCATGGACGTGGCTTTCAGAATCCCACAAGGAGttcaaaatgaacaatgatGCACATTCTTATGTAGACAGCAAGAAAATGCAATATTACAGAGTTTTCCAAAACTTCTGCAAAGGAAGCTCATCAGCTGTTGTGCTTGGAGAACTGATCTGTGACAAGCTGAAGAGTTCTACTGTTGAGGCCGTCTGTAACAACACTGCCATTGATCTCGCTGGAGAGATGAGGTGCAATTTCCCAGCATTCAACGGGAACAGGTTGAACTTGGAGAAACATGTGTTGAAATCACTTGCTGAGAAAGAGAACTTTGATGGCTTCATCACCTACAAACGACACCCAAGGAGGCAGGTAGAGGAATTCATAAGAGAggaagtacaaaaatacatcttCACAGACAACAAATATAAATCCCTGAATATACTCAAGAAAAATGTTGATGACATCAAAAATCTTGTGAGTCAAGCTTTACATGATGCAACAGAGAAAGTCAAAATCCACAATGGAGACCCAGACATTTGGATGGAGAAATTTTCTAGTTTGCTTAAAGATAAGTTAACATTTGACAACATCTGTTGCCAAAACTTCAGTGACTTAAACAGTTTTGACTTTCTCAAAGAAGAGATAGAGAAAGGTCTTGAATCCATTGTAAAGGAGCTCAGAAGCCTCTCACTGGATGAAATGGACAAATTCAGGATGAAGCCTGATCAAATCCTCATTGATCAGCTTTGTAACTGCTGCTGGGTAAAGTGTCCATTCTGTGCAGCTGTTTGTACCAACACACTGGAAGATCACAGTCCTGACAAACACAACGTCCCTTTCCATCGCCCCTCTGGGATTACAGGATTTCACACTAGAGGCACAGAGAACTTGGTCATTGATTTCTGTACAACATTAGTTGCTAGTGACAGACATTTCTATCCCAGTCATGATAAAGAGAACAGAATACCTTACAAAGAGTATCACACAGCTGGGGAGAAATATGCTTCATGGAAGATTACTCCTGATGAGTCTAAACTGACATACTGGAAATGGTTTGTATGTCGATTTCAAAAGCAACTGGAGGACCACAACAAACGAAAATTCCAGGGCAGAGGAGCGATTCCCAGTGATTGGCGAaattacaaaaaacaagaaGCTATTGACAGTCTGgatgaaatgtacattttgtgA